The following is a genomic window from Platichthys flesus chromosome 13, fPlaFle2.1, whole genome shotgun sequence.
CCAGGATATTTTGAGAGCTAATAAACGTAATAACAGAGTACACAAGGTTGTCTTGATGAGTTTAAGAGATATTGTACCAATGAGAATCCCAAAAGTTTGTATTAAAATCGTGGCTACTGGTATGGTGAAAATCTGTATTATAGTCTTGAGACTCAGCCTCTAGGGGTCAGTATCAACCTTGAGTCTTGGTCTTGGACATTCTCAAATCAGTTGCCTTAAAAGTGTTGAACTGATTTGgattttttattgaaatgaagCCTGTGCACTCATTCAGACCTCCGTGCTCAATGTACATGAGTTTGTCAGACCGGTCTCTCAGCAGTTTGACTTAGAATGAATCAGCAACATCTCTGCACCAAGCTTCGGCTCAGACCAAACTTCGGCACTTTCACATTAAGTTTAACACAGACAAAACTGGCCTACATCTAGACATCAAGTCACAGCCTCCAacgtgtccctgtgtgtgtgtgtgtgtgtgtgtgtgtgtgtgtgtgtttgtgtgtgtgtgtgtgtgtgtgtgtgtgtgtgtctgtgtgtgtgtgtgtgtgtttttgtgtgcgtgtgtgtgtgtgtgcagggacaCAATTAACCCCTAAGCTCGTCTTCCTCTTAAAATCAtctgttgaagtgtgtgtgtgtgtttgtggggtgtgtgtgggggggatagGCCAGATGCAGgcattattaaaacaaattaacgGGATTAACAGCTTTGTGTTTACTTGACAAACTGCTGTTTCCATTACACACTACAACATCATCTGCTTCACTCCCACTCAAGAGCTCTCTGTGACCGGGAGGATTTTCAAATTAACTTTAATCAACTAAAATTAACCTTACGCAAATCTGCACTTGGATTCTGGGGGGGGAAAAACAGTGAACATACAAATTTCACATAGAAAGAACTGGGCTTTGAACTGTTCTCCATTATTGTGGTGAAGTGGAAACCACTGTACCACCATGCCATCCTGTGTGATAGATATGCTTTTATGAAACACACTACTTAAGCAACCTCGTAAAGGTAATCTGCGTGTTTGGAGATAAATTGTATATTGTACctgttttgttaaaaaaaaaatcaatataatTTAATgcaatattttattatatatcttaAATTAATGTAATACAattgtttaatgtttttgacTGACCTTTTCTCATCTCAGGCACAATTTACAGCCCAGTGTGGTTCTATTAAAGTATTGAAGTGCCACCTAGTGTCCTTTATAAGAACAGACGTCAAGGAAAAAATCACATTACTATTATTTCACCACCATCAACATCTCACGACAAAACTAAGTTAATGTTGCTCTGGAATCAAAAGTCCACATTAATCTAAATAAGTTATAAATCTTTAAATGTGTGAGTTTAATTGTTAAAGTCGACATTACTGACACAACATGAAAAGGTGAACAGACACAGAGCGGTGTCGTGCAGTTGCAATAAAGCGAACCATTCCTGAACTGGCTGCTTTGTTGTCTTGAAACGACAAACACAATGGGACTTGCTCTCAGTCTGCACAATGCACGGAATGACAAGCGTGtggtaaaaacattttatcatatCATTCTAGGGGTTTTGTCCTCACTCTGTACTGtgatattgaaatgttttttagtaTTAACCTTATTTGCTTAGAGATGCTTTCTTTCTGGAGTACTTTTTAATAACTTGATTCTATTTTAGtcgtattttttttcttctatttctagttttatttaatttaaatcaagATGAATGGTTCAGCCCTGACGGTGATATCTTGTGGTCAAActcaaaacacattaaaagtgtaaattattttaaatgttgagcTAACAAGCTAATTTTTGCCGTTCTGCCcaaatatgtcaaataaaacatttattggttggcttattgattgattgattgattgacaattTCCCCATCAGATATTTATTTAACCATTGTCCAAAATTACAGTTTTCTGATTTGTTATTAGAAGAGACAGAAGATACACAAGGTAGCATAAgaatatacagtaaaataacctggtgttgtattgtgttattggatgtttgtcagtgcatgtctgtaTCTTGTATGTTAGTATTCTTTGAATGGCCCTGAACTAAATAAATTagtgattaataaagttgttttgtaTCGCTTTTATATCTAATTAGTGGATAAACATGTCTGTTCTTTGTTTGTAAATGGAGATTATGGAGCAGCTCTTTAACAGGAATGGTGTGAGTTGAACATGGTGTGTTTAGGACCCTGCAGAGAGCGAGTCACATGGCAGCCGCTGGTCACGTGGCCTCATCATTGAACAGACATGCGGGGAAGGAGACATGATGAGAAGTGTTACAGCCACAGACCGAACACGAAGTCCCAGCAGGACGTGAAGGCTGAATGATACGCCGGAGATTAACTAGTTCCCGGTGGAGGTGTTAACGGAAGCCGGTGGACATGGCTGCTGGAGTCCTACTCGTCATCgcctgtttctctgtctctgcaaaCCTGGTGAGACAGAAACCCGAGAGTTGACTTGAGTTAATAAAAGAGATGTCATCTGATCAATCATGGGTCCCGAAAGTTTTCTACCAGTCAGATTAGAAACTACTTCctatttcactttgtttttataacAGGGACATTCTGCTAGAATTAAAGGGGATGCTACTacagtttatttgtattgtaaCATCTGCAAAGTAGTCTTCtgtatatagaatatataaaaaGTCAATGTAGACTTCTCCCAGTTTTAAAGGacagaccatagactgtgtcAAATGATGGACGACATAGTTGCCCCCtacaagtgaagccaaagcatcttgatcgccacctggtggctggctgcagtatagctcatattTCCCTCCTTGTACCTAGTGGACACGGACCAAGCTTTTCTCAAAGATAACTCCTGTCATTTGGGTAGACCTTATAAAACTGATGTGTGTTCAATTGTTCATTTTCGcgtaaatttggttttaattagttatttgacgTTTTGAAACCGAGGTGaaacatcttgattgacagctgtgactaacttgtgattggtcgagtgatTGTAATCGGGGGCCTCAGTACCGCGTCTCCATTCTCAGATCGCCACTGCACAGACTCCGGCACCAAATGTGCAAGATCTCTGCGTTCATATAaaggaggttttattttcatttctggatcgtgggaggaagtggagacgcatcATCCATCTCTGTTTACGGTCTGTGGTAGTCTTTGCTTCACAGATCAGAAACAGTGTTTTATCTCTTGCAGGCCTCTGGAGAAAGATCCTTCTCTATAgactacaaaaaaaactgctttttcaAAGATGGGAAACCGTTCCAGTACATCTCCGGCAGCATCCACTACTCCAGAATCCCACAACACTACTGGAAGGACCGGCTTGTTAAGATGTACATGACCGGTCTCAATGCCATCCAAGTGTAAGCTGAACCCACACTCTGCATATAAATGATACTGTGTCTACTTTAGGTATTTTTCTGTAATTGCTGTGACTGCCTCCCCACAGATACGTGCCCTGGAACTTCCATGAAACTGCTCAGGGCGTCTACAACTTCACGGGCGACAGAGACTTGGAGCGTTTCTTGGATCTGGCCAATCAGACAGGTCTCCTGGTCATCCTGCGCCCGGGACCCTACATCTGTGCAGAATGGGAAATGGTGTTAAAACtcaactttgttttgtttatgtcaaCATACATAAGATAATACTTTATAAGAAAATCCTTTATTGATCCCATTGAGGAATTATATGATGGCTAATTAGTAATAATGTTGACTGAGACTAATAGCAATTAAGAGCGATTAAGAAATGTCATTTTTGACAGTAATTTGAaatttttgacatttattttaattatttcaactATTCGTTTTTTAATTGCAGTTCACAACATAAAAGTCTTCAAAGTAAACTTTTTAAAGCAGTACAGTTTAAATCTTTCAGTACTACATTCAACCAAAAAAGATTTTACAAAGTGGAATTTTACGGTCAAGGTGAAGAATAATGATGCTtctgaacacacactgagatttttattatttcaatttattttaaagttccTTAGTTGTAAaatacatatacagtacattATGTGTTACCAAAGTTaaagtgcatttattttatttactttaagaTATTAATAAACTTACCAAGCATGTTTAGAGTCTAGACTTTAGATCTATAGAAGCTGACTTTGACTATTATTAGTTACTTGGAATCAGGAACATAATCTTTATTAGCCGCGTGTCATATTTCTGTTCCTATGTCTATAAGTGTTTCTTCTTAAAGCCTGTTCTCTCTTCCAGGGTGGATTGCCTGCATGGCTCCTTCAGAAACCAAACATCATCCTCCGCTCTGCGGACACAGGTACTCGTGTGGCAACATGCACccgtgtgtctttgtctttgaaaCATAATGTGccacattgatttgttttcctctgctgtAGATTACCTGCAGGCAGTCAGTAACTGGCTCGCTGTTCTCCTCCCCAAAATGAAGCGTTGGCTCTACATCAATGGTGGGAACATCATCACTGTCCAGGTAGAGTATTCACAGTTACGTTCTTtattaaaattagttttttaaccTTCAGTTTGAATTAAACCTCTCCCtttgctgcaggtggagaatgAATATGGAAGCTACTTCGCCTGTGACTACAACTACATGCGTCACTTGCGGACTCTGTTCCGCTTCTTTGTCGGTGAAGACACGGTGCTGTTCACCACCGACGGAAACACGGACAAAGAAATGATGTGCGGGTCTCTGGAGGGATTATATGCCACGGTGGACTTCGGCACAGGTGGGTTCAGGAGATGTCAGCGGCTGCTTATGTGAAGAAACTCCTACAGAAATATGTAATTTCTTCCATTTCTTCCCTCATTCAGACACCAACATCACCAAAGCCTTCAGCCGACAAAGACGGTTTGAACCTCGGGGCCCTCTGGTTTGTTACTTGTTAACGCTTGTAATTACTTCCATTCAGTAAATGCTGACTCATCCAGCTAAGCCCAGAATAATGTCTTGTAGGTGAACTCAGAGTTCTACACCGGGTGGTTGGACCACTGGGGAGATCAGCACTCTGTGGTTGATGTTCAGAAGGTCAGCAGAGTGCTAGAAGAAATGCTAACCGTGGGCGCCAACGTCAACATGTATGTCTCCCCTAACTCTTCATCCCTCCAAAGTTCATCCTCTGCCCAGATTTGGTGAAAGCATATTGCTCTCATGCCACattttttcttattgtcaaccatatactttatatatagaTGCATGACATCACTACTCCCCAAAATTGAAGCCAAACCATCTCACAActccctggtggctggcggcaTTACAGTCATaaccctgcttcctccatgttggcagTGGGACATGGACtgaactaaaaagtcaaaatacacatctAATAAAAAGTTACAGCTAGTTCTTCACACTGCCGTATTTCcaagtttacattttttgggattcatttctggatagtgggagaaagtggagacgcATCATCCAGTTTTATATACAACCTTTATCTTAACAGgtccaaagaaaagaacaaaacagtCAAAATATTACTTTCTAGCTTCTATTAATTTCTTCTGACAATACAACTCGAACTTTACTCAAATAGGAAGAATAATAACTTTGTGTAATGtctcaaaataaacacacacagtctccttgTTCAATGTAATACAATAACAACTGCAGCAGTGTGGTTCATTAACGGTTAGGAGAACATGGCAGGTCTATGGCACTGAGGAATAAGCTGTTTAATTGGATTCCTTGAATAGAAATCATCAGCCGCAAACTTAAAGATGCATCAGTCACCAGGTTGAGCTCCCGACACATGAAAGTCACTTGTTAGAAGAAAAGTTGATTTCTCTGAGGTGTTAACACCCCCACGTTCTCTGTTCTCAGGTACATGTTTGAGGGAGGCACTAACTTTGGCTACTGGAATGGTAAAGTCCTTTTTTATTATCACTACATCAGAAGCTCATGTTGCGGTGCAGTCGCCTGATCCGTGTGTaactcctgtttctctctcaggtgCCGATCATGACACCAGGTTCCGCTCAGTGGTGACGAGTTATGATTACGACGCCCCGCTGTCGGAGGCAGGGGACCCCACAGAGAAGCTGTTGGCCATCAGAGACGTCATTAACAAGGTTCGTCTGATTCACCAGCCACCCACACAGTGTACCACGGTGGATATTTCATCTAACTATTAGAGGAGGGATGATGAACAGAAATTTCTCAAGAGCAACACCACCAAACGTGCAGTTGTCTAGAGGAAATTATTAACACCTCTATACTAgagcagtgcctgttctaaacctgcctgtttgtttgtcctgTGATTTGTCTGGTCGCGGCTCTCTTTCTGAACCTGTAaatgtgacctgcagtaatGGAGCTGCAGCAAGTGAAGACCggctcagtccacagaacctccgctgctgcacaaagagctgttcacttGTTAATTCAACAAATTCAGTACACAAAACCCCAGACAGGAGAATCGGTTGTCGCTCTGTTGTTGTGATCGACAGTGTCACTAacgttgatgagtcccagccacTGCTGCTACACAGCTCTGGTCGTTTGTTCATTCAAGGTTTATCATCAATATTGAACGTATGGCATGTCCAAATGGCATCAAACACAGCACGTCCTTGTGTCAAGCCGATAAGAAAGTTCAGAAAGACAAGAGATTTCTGGAATGATTAGATAAATACATACATTGGTTAAACTGAATAGCTGATGGATAAATCTCCTTCTTATTGTTGTATCAGCCTGTTCAAATGTTTGACCATTCCATTAGCCTATATAAACACGTTTTTATGTCCACTCAGCAAAACCAAGAATGGCCAGTAGGTGGCCATGGTACACCTTATGAGGGCAGTCTTCCTAattacaaagagaaaagagtgaTCTAATTGGAAATGTAAACGTGTCTCTGATGATAAATTTCTGTTGCAGTTTAGAGAGATTCCTGCCGGACCCATGCCACCAGCAACTCCCAAGTTTGCCTACGGCTTCGTGACCATGAGAAAGGTAATGCTGTGTAATGTCAGGGAAACCTCTTTAAATATGAAGCTTCATTTTCATGTTAATGAAGCAGAAACCTTTTACAGGTTGGCAACATCAGGGCCGTGCTGAACACCCTCTCGCCTCTGGGCCCAGTGAAATCTCAGTATCCTCTGACATTTGAGGAGATGAAACAGGTACGGTGTGTCTGTGGGGTCAAAAGCAGGCGAGGGCAAACTGTCGCAGAGGCCGTGAGCCCCTTGAAACATGGAGAACTTCTAGACTGTAGTCTGCAACCTGTCATGTCTATTGTGTCCAGTACTATGGATTCGTGCTGTATCGGACCACGCTGCCCCGGGACCTCTCGGAGCCCACGCCACTTATCTCTCCACTGAATGGGGTTCATGACCGTGCATATGTGTCCGTCAATGGGGTGAGCCTCCACAATGAACTGTTGTTGTCTATCCAATCAGATGTCCATGTCACGTATGGGGGAAACATCACAGGTTAAACCCCGGCATGCTTGTGCTCCAATGTTATTTTGGATTAcacaattattttgtattttttttaattgttcataccagtgactgtgtttgtgtgtgtgaccaggTTTATAGGGGCCTgctggagagagacacagtgctGGTGATGAACATCACtggacaccagggggagacacTGGACATACTTGTGGAGAACATGGGCAGAGTTAACTTTGGCAGCAAAATCAATGACTACAAGGTTCAATTCaatcccccttcttcttttttgtaaCTTAAGAAAACTCTGTCCTTATTGGCATAAGCACAAGTCATTGGTATTAAACCAAAGAAAATATTGATTGTCTCATTTGTTAAAAGGgataaacataaacaacaatattctttgttttctcaaaaaatCATCTACAAAATTGATATGAATGTTATTGTAGATATTGACCAGGGTTTGTGGGTGGTCCTGAAAATTCCTTAAATGTAATCATCTGAAAACGccttaaaaacttaaaaatacaACTTAGGAATTATTGCCAATTAATTAATCTAAGAGTTTTTACTTTACTATATCAATATGGCATCAACCTCCTATAATCCCGAAAAATCCAGATTGATACTCATAAATATTTTACAACACCACAGATattccagttttattttgatagcAAATATCTTTGAAAGGTGTGTGTTAGTtactgtgtgtaaatgtgactGACACAGAGGTCAGTTGGTGACAGCCAGTCTGTACTGCAGGGCCTCTTGAGCAATCTGATCCTGGGCAAAGACGTACTGACTGACTGGATGATCTACTCTCTGGACATCGATGGAGCCATAAGTGGTGGATGGCCTCATTCAGACAAACAGTCCTTCCCCGACCCTCGGAGGGAACCTTCAGCTGGAC
Proteins encoded in this region:
- the glb1l gene encoding beta-galactosidase-1-like protein, which produces MAAGVLLVIACFSVSANLASGERSFSIDYKKNCFFKDGKPFQYISGSIHYSRIPQHYWKDRLVKMYMTGLNAIQVYVPWNFHETAQGVYNFTGDRDLERFLDLANQTGLLVILRPGPYICAEWEMGGLPAWLLQKPNIILRSADTDYLQAVSNWLAVLLPKMKRWLYINGGNIITVQVENEYGSYFACDYNYMRHLRTLFRFFVGEDTVLFTTDGNTDKEMMCGSLEGLYATVDFGTDTNITKAFSRQRRFEPRGPLVNSEFYTGWLDHWGDQHSVVDVQKVSRVLEEMLTVGANVNMYMFEGGTNFGYWNGADHDTRFRSVVTSYDYDAPLSEAGDPTEKLLAIRDVINKFREIPAGPMPPATPKFAYGFVTMRKVGNIRAVLNTLSPLGPVKSQYPLTFEEMKQYYGFVLYRTTLPRDLSEPTPLISPLNGVHDRAYVSVNGVYRGLLERDTVLVMNITGHQGETLDILVENMGRVNFGSKINDYKGLLSNLILGKDVLTDWMIYSLDIDGAISGGWPHSDKQSFPDPRREPSAGPAFYVGTLQPNGLAWDTFIKLSGWTKGQIWINGVNLGRYWPSRGPQQTLYVPGPLLSTTRPNNITVLELEGAPAHLRVVFMDRPQLNFTA